One genomic segment of Lewinellaceae bacterium includes these proteins:
- a CDS encoding T9SS type A sorting domain-containing protein: MRKIVLTIIMVISTITFYGQDFAPIGAEWYYNEQFAFSGDINYIKFTSEKDTLIFGETCKKITKRHKIECNDRPEIEYLFTRNDTVFFLDTIFNDFQILYDFNAIAADSWIIKIKDEEQDIDTLTITVDSVSTTQINGQDLKILYVTYDKDDENMPETYTSTIIEKIGDVKYMFNWYPWSNIACDGNYTSGLRCYQDSEIGLYSTGIVDSCDYVYIRTSIDNIESSDQFELFPNPAQDFVEIKAKDYSSYTIDLFDLNGRVVKSYKALDSNLKIDLSLLNKGVYVIRLQINNQIIGFKKIIKE, translated from the coding sequence ATGAGAAAAATTGTATTAACAATAATCATGGTAATTTCAACGATTACATTCTACGGACAAGATTTTGCACCAATTGGCGCAGAATGGTATTATAATGAACAGTTTGCATTTTCAGGTGATATTAACTACATAAAATTTACTTCAGAAAAAGACACTTTGATTTTTGGTGAAACTTGCAAAAAAATAACAAAAAGGCATAAAATAGAGTGTAATGATAGACCTGAAATAGAATATCTTTTCACAAGAAATGATACTGTTTTTTTCCTCGATACGATATTTAATGATTTTCAAATCTTATATGATTTTAATGCAATAGCAGCAGATTCATGGATCATTAAAATAAAAGATGAAGAACAAGATATTGATACATTAACAATAACAGTTGATTCCGTTTCTACAACTCAAATAAATGGTCAGGACTTAAAAATATTGTATGTAACTTATGACAAAGATGATGAAAATATGCCTGAGACATATACTTCTACAATAATTGAGAAAATTGGAGATGTAAAATATATGTTTAATTGGTATCCATGGTCAAATATTGCGTGCGATGGAAACTATACAAGCGGATTAAGATGTTATCAAGATTCTGAAATTGGATTGTATTCAACAGGGATTGTAGATTCTTGTGATTACGTTTATATCAGGACTAGTATTGACAACATAGAATCTTCTGACCAATTTGAATTATTTCCAAATCCAGCTCAGGATTTTGTAGAAATAAAAGCTAAAGATTATTCAAGTTATACAATAGATTTATTTGATTTGAATGGTAGAGTAGTGAAATCTTACAAAGCACTTGATTCAAATTTAAAGATTGATTTATCTCTTTTAAATAAAGGTGTTTATGTGATTCGTTTGCAAATCAACAATCAGATTATTGGATTTAAAAAGATAATAAAGGAATAA
- a CDS encoding helix-turn-helix transcriptional regulator yields the protein MANAKHTTTLEEHLTERYGELGTRQRDQFEAKAKAFIIGEMLKEERLQAHLTQEELADKIGAKKSYISRIENGKTDIQLSTLYKIFELGLGKKITISIN from the coding sequence ATGGCAAACGCTAAGCATACGACAACACTAGAAGAACATTTAACCGAGAGGTACGGTGAGCTAGGAACAAGACAAAGAGACCAATTTGAAGCAAAGGCGAAAGCTTTCATCATAGGTGAAATGTTAAAAGAAGAAAGATTACAAGCACACCTCACCCAAGAAGAACTTGCAGATAAAATTGGAGCTAAAAAAAGCTATATATCCAGAATTGAAAACGGTAAAACAGATATTCAATTATCAACATTATATAAAATATTTGAATTGGGATTGGGTAAGAAAATAACCATATCAATCAATTAA
- a CDS encoding type II toxin-antitoxin system RelE/ParE family toxin: MEKIRNVVYFKTYFKEFYDSQSTKVQEKIDLGLYYLQYTRQIPGRYVGSAEESNLFYLRIKQGSNIYRIFFCYDEGNLVILMNGFTKKTQKTPKSELNKAKQVKKEYFDGKR; encoded by the coding sequence GAAGATTCGGAACGTTGTCTACTTCAAAACGTACTTTAAAGAGTTCTATGATAGTCAGTCCACCAAAGTTCAAGAGAAGATCGACCTTGGCCTCTACTATTTGCAATACACAAGGCAAATCCCTGGCAGATATGTTGGCAGTGCAGAAGAATCCAATCTCTTTTATTTAAGGATTAAACAAGGAAGCAACATCTATAGAATCTTCTTTTGCTATGATGAGGGGAACCTGGTGATTCTTATGAATGGTTTTACCAAGAAAACACAGAAAACCCCAAAATCAGAGCTTAACAAAGCGAAACAAGTTAAAAAGGAGTATTTCGATGGCAAACGCTAA
- a CDS encoding type II toxin-antitoxin system RelE/ParE family toxin: MEKIRNVVYFKTYFKEFYDSQSTKVQEKIDLGLYYLQYTRQIPGRYVGSAEESNLFYLRIKQGSNIYRIFFCYDEGNLVILMNGFTKKTQKTPKSELNKAKQVKKEYFDGKR; the protein is encoded by the coding sequence ATGGAGAAGATTCGGAACGTTGTCTACTTCAAAACGTACTTTAAAGAGTTCTATGATAGTCAGTCCACCAAAGTTCAAGAGAAGATCGACCTTGGCCTCTACTATTTGCAATACACAAGGCAAATCCCTGGCAGATATGTTGGCAGTGCAGAAGAATCCAATCTCTTTTATTTAAGGATTAAACAAGGAAGCAACATCTATAGAATCTTCTTTTGCTATGATGAGGGGAACCTGGTGATTCTTATGAATGGTTTTACTAAGAAAACACAGAAAACCCCAAAATCAGAGCTTAACAAAGCGAAACAAGTTAAAAAGGAGTATTTCGATGGCAAACGCTAA
- a CDS encoding IS1182 family transposase, with the protein MDFVEGQDREQMFISSIEQMVDPEAFVRIIDAFIDVLPLEQFDFKNLELNEQGRPPFHPGVLLKLYLYGYQNGIRSCRKLEHACKVNLEVIWLLKGRRPHYKTIANFRKQNALAFRQVFRHFVAMLKGWRLIEGKTIAIDSFKVRAQNSLKNNYNLAKIHRHLDYIDAKIDAYCEELDQADDDEEKEQLHAKINDQIDKWNQYCELGDEIIQSGKEQLSTTDPDAQAVILHRNIVNVGYNIQAASDAKHKLLAAFDTGDVNDTHALESMVLQVQENLEITKFDVLADKGYHTAAQLAACEALNVTTYVSPKANSANITNQVFPVEDFKYHPGSDTYRCPNGSILRSNEMIYHRKSKKPKHPAARFKHYRTADCKHCPIRSQCTNARNGRIIQRIEFQSSIDRNNKRVHQKPDYYRQRQQIIEHQFGTFKRQWDFTYVLMKGKDQILGEIALLFSTYNLRRTVSILGFSVFLKRLKDAFLTIFDNILLTVLMVRHIQLSFLTYPQLPQFRTTQKIN; encoded by the coding sequence ATGGACTTTGTCGAAGGTCAAGATCGCGAACAAATGTTCATCTCTTCGATCGAACAAATGGTCGACCCAGAAGCTTTTGTTCGTATTATCGATGCTTTTATTGATGTGCTTCCTCTAGAGCAGTTTGATTTCAAAAACCTTGAGTTAAATGAACAGGGTCGCCCACCGTTTCACCCAGGTGTACTCCTCAAACTTTATCTCTATGGCTATCAGAATGGCATCCGGTCCTGCCGTAAACTAGAACATGCCTGTAAGGTCAATCTGGAAGTCATCTGGCTTTTAAAAGGTAGACGACCTCACTATAAGACCATTGCTAATTTCCGCAAGCAGAATGCACTAGCTTTTCGTCAGGTCTTTCGCCATTTTGTTGCCATGCTCAAAGGCTGGAGACTTATTGAGGGCAAAACCATTGCGATCGACTCTTTTAAAGTCCGGGCTCAAAATAGCCTCAAAAACAACTACAATTTGGCCAAAATCCACCGGCACCTGGATTACATCGATGCCAAAATCGATGCTTACTGTGAAGAACTCGATCAAGCTGATGATGACGAAGAAAAAGAGCAGCTGCATGCCAAGATCAACGATCAGATTGACAAGTGGAATCAGTACTGCGAACTTGGAGATGAAATCATCCAATCCGGTAAAGAACAACTGTCCACTACCGATCCCGATGCTCAAGCTGTTATCCTACACCGAAATATTGTCAACGTAGGATATAACATCCAAGCAGCTAGTGATGCTAAACACAAGCTCCTCGCTGCCTTTGATACCGGTGATGTCAATGATACCCATGCCCTCGAATCCATGGTCCTCCAGGTTCAAGAAAACTTGGAAATCACTAAGTTTGATGTACTCGCTGATAAAGGATATCATACCGCCGCCCAGCTAGCAGCCTGTGAAGCCCTCAACGTTACCACTTATGTTTCACCTAAAGCCAACTCAGCCAATATCACCAATCAAGTCTTCCCGGTCGAGGACTTCAAATATCACCCTGGATCCGATACCTATCGTTGCCCCAATGGTTCCATCTTGCGATCCAATGAAATGATCTACCATCGCAAATCTAAAAAGCCCAAACATCCAGCTGCACGTTTTAAACATTACAGAACAGCTGATTGCAAGCATTGCCCCATTCGATCGCAATGCACCAATGCCAGAAATGGCAGAATCATCCAACGAATCGAATTCCAATCTTCTATTGATCGCAACAATAAGCGAGTACATCAAAAACCAGACTACTACCGCCAACGTCAACAAATCATTGAGCATCAATTCGGAACTTTCAAAAGACAATGGGATTTCACTTATGTCCTCATGAAAGGAAAGGATCAAATACTTGGTGAGATCGCACTTCTATTCTCAACCTACAATCTCAGGAGAACTGTTTCTATACTTGGATTTTCGGTATTCCTCAAGCGCCTAAAAGACGCTTTTTTGACTATATTTGATAATATACTGCTGACAGTCTTGATGGTACGCCACATTCAACTTTCATTTTTAACATACCCTCAGCTGCCACAGTTTAGGACAACACAAAAGATAAATTAG
- a CDS encoding type II toxin-antitoxin system RelE/ParE family toxin yields MNPPKKFRKVVRYKDYFDQFFVKQRIKVKQKIIWTLELIEDIEVVPEKYLKHLTNTDGLYEVKVKFGTDNFRIFCFFDQDKLVVLMNGFQKKTQKTPKTEIEKALKIKDEYEKERK; encoded by the coding sequence GTGAATCCACCAAAGAAGTTTCGAAAGGTAGTTCGATACAAAGATTACTTTGATCAATTCTTTGTTAAACAGCGAATTAAGGTGAAACAAAAGATCATCTGGACATTGGAATTGATCGAAGATATTGAAGTGGTGCCTGAGAAGTACTTAAAACACCTAACGAACACGGATGGATTATACGAAGTAAAGGTGAAATTTGGAACCGACAACTTCAGAATCTTCTGCTTCTTTGATCAAGACAAATTAGTTGTGTTGATGAATGGCTTCCAAAAGAAAACACAAAAAACACCAAAAACAGAAATTGAAAAAGCTCTTAAGATAAAAGATGAATATGAAAAAGAAAGAAAGTAA
- a CDS encoding transcriptional regulator, which yields MKMKLIKTDIEYEKALERLNEIFDAKPNTEEGQEAELLALLIENYEEENYKIEAPDPITAIKIRLEEMELKQKDLVGVIGSKGIVSEVLNKKRKLTVKMIRNLTEKLKLTPSVLIQDYQLN from the coding sequence CTGAAAATGAAATTGATTAAAACAGATATAGAATACGAAAAAGCATTGGAAAGATTGAATGAGATCTTCGATGCCAAACCCAACACAGAAGAAGGACAAGAAGCTGAGCTACTGGCCTTACTCATTGAAAATTATGAAGAAGAGAACTATAAAATTGAAGCTCCAGATCCCATCACAGCGATTAAGATAAGATTGGAAGAAATGGAACTAAAACAGAAAGATTTAGTGGGGGTAATAGGTTCAAAAGGAATCGTTTCGGAAGTATTAAATAAGAAGAGGAAACTAACCGTGAAAATGATTCGAAATCTGACCGAAAAGCTTAAATTAACACCATCCGTACTAATCCAAGACTACCAATTGAATTGA
- a CDS encoding type II toxin-antitoxin system HigB family toxin: MKRIVAKKTIREFWGKYPDSKDYLETWYETVKGATWNKPDDIKQFYATVSILKNSRVVFNIKGNDYRLIAKINYEKQWLFIRFIGTHKDYDTIDANNI, translated from the coding sequence GTGAAACGTATCGTAGCCAAGAAAACGATTAGAGAGTTTTGGGGAAAGTACCCAGATTCAAAGGACTATCTGGAGACATGGTATGAAACGGTGAAAGGAGCTACCTGGAACAAGCCCGATGATATAAAACAGTTCTATGCAACTGTAAGCATCCTCAAGAACTCAAGGGTAGTGTTCAACATCAAAGGAAACGATTACCGACTGATAGCTAAAATCAACTACGAAAAACAATGGCTATTCATTCGATTTATTGGCACTCACAAAGACTATGATACTATTGATGCAAACAACATCTGA
- a CDS encoding helix-turn-helix transcriptional regulator, giving the protein MKKKESNLKTLEQLKEEHFGKRGTVAREELEKGYQDFKLGVLIQEARHKKGMTQQELADKVGTTKSYISKIENNIKEARLSTIQKIVELGFGGELELSIKI; this is encoded by the coding sequence ATGAAAAAGAAAGAAAGTAATCTTAAAACGTTGGAGCAACTGAAAGAGGAACATTTCGGTAAAAGAGGCACAGTAGCCAGAGAAGAACTTGAGAAAGGATATCAAGATTTCAAGTTAGGAGTACTCATTCAAGAAGCCAGGCATAAAAAGGGAATGACTCAACAAGAATTAGCTGATAAAGTTGGTACTACAAAATCCTATATATCAAAAATAGAAAACAATATTAAAGAGGCAAGATTATCAACGATCCAGAAAATAGTTGAATTAGGATTTGGCGGTGAACTAGAATTGTCAATTAAAATATGA
- a CDS encoding type II toxin-antitoxin system RelE/ParE family toxin has product MEKIRNVVYFKTYFKEFYDSQSTKVQEKIDLGLYYLQYTRQIPGRYVGSAEESNLFYLRIKQGSNIYRIFFCYDEGNLVILMNGFTKKTQKTPKSELNKAKQIKKEFFDGKR; this is encoded by the coding sequence ATGGAGAAGATTCGGAACGTTGTCTACTTCAAAACGTACTTTAAAGAGTTCTATGATAGTCAGTCCACCAAAGTTCAAGAGAAGATCGACCTTGGCCTCTACTATTTGCAATACACAAGGCAAATCCCTGGCAGATATGTTGGCAGTGCAGAAGAATCCAATCTCTTTTATTTAAGGATTAAACAAGGAAGCAACATCTATAGAATCTTCTTTTGCTATGATGAGGGGAACCTGGTGATTCTTATGAATGGTTTTACTAAGAAAACACAGAAAACCCCAAAATCAGAGCTTAACAAGGCAAAACAAATTAAAAAAGAGTTTTTCGATGGCAAACGCTAA
- a CDS encoding helix-turn-helix transcriptional regulator gives MANAKHTTTLEEHLTERYGELGTKVRDEFEAKAKAFIIGEMLKEERLQAHLTQEELADKIGAKKSYISRIENGKTDIQLSTLYKIFELGLGKKITISIN, from the coding sequence ATGGCAAACGCTAAGCATACGACAACACTAGAAGAACATTTAACCGAGAGGTACGGTGAGCTAGGAACAAAAGTAAGAGATGAATTTGAAGCTAAAGCGAAAGCTTTCATCATAGGTGAAATGTTAAAAGAAGAAAGATTACAAGCACACCTCACCCAAGAAGAACTTGCAGATAAAATTGGAGCTAAAAAAAGCTATATATCCAGAATTGAAAACGGTAAAACAGATATTCAATTATCAACATTATATAAAATATTTGAATTGGGATTGGGTAAGAAAATAACCATATCAATCAATTAA
- a CDS encoding DUF4411 family protein, which produces MMDLFSEGNTVYVIDTSGLIMLESTFKKDNPVFAAIWEEIEDLIKQGCFKTIDFVEQEINDYEGKEDFLKKWVKKWKKHLLVDTDAASFNEAIPIINAEYNTGFLNARKQAEGKEEADPYLIGYCKVHNCTLIASESKTKNNKIPAVSKRNGVRCIDINDFLIERGLRMERKK; this is translated from the coding sequence ATGATGGATTTATTCAGCGAAGGAAATACGGTTTATGTTATTGATACGAGTGGGCTAATCATGCTTGAATCAACATTTAAGAAAGATAATCCTGTTTTCGCTGCTATTTGGGAAGAAATTGAAGATTTAATAAAACAAGGATGTTTCAAGACAATTGACTTTGTAGAACAAGAAATAAACGACTATGAAGGCAAGGAGGATTTTTTAAAAAAGTGGGTTAAAAAGTGGAAAAAACATTTATTGGTTGATACGGATGCAGCAAGTTTCAACGAAGCAATACCGATTATCAATGCTGAGTATAATACAGGCTTTTTAAATGCTCGAAAGCAGGCAGAAGGAAAAGAAGAAGCTGACCCATACTTAATTGGTTATTGCAAGGTGCATAATTGTACACTGATAGCAAGTGAAAGCAAAACAAAGAACAATAAGATTCCAGCGGTTTCGAAGAGAAACGGGGTTCGCTGTATTGACATAAATGACTTTCTTATTGAAAGAGGATTAAGAATGGAAAGAAAAAAATAA
- a CDS encoding DUF4111 domain-containing protein — protein sequence MIQSEYINELVNRLNLVLQKKLISLYIIGSTSFGDYIENRSDIDVFGITNSSLTTFEKDQLEKILNETKKSCLAAGLDIVLMTKQNVEVIKNKPSYEFWFSTGMNWPEERWSEGSSTEMLILIELCRQNGIKIYESEQSINFQKVDSKLILNALKQILHWQMGYLLDDFHDPKGQNSVLNACRILQYIETNRFHSKTNGGKQFLIREPSNLTVQKALRIRQNNSTENITEEEILRLIKQVERRIDQALSK from the coding sequence ATGATTCAAAGTGAATATATTAATGAGTTGGTTAATAGACTTAATTTAGTATTGCAAAAGAAATTAATCAGTCTCTATATTATTGGTTCTACAAGTTTTGGGGACTATATTGAAAATAGAAGCGATATTGATGTTTTTGGAATAACAAATAGTTCATTGACAACATTTGAAAAAGACCAATTAGAAAAGATATTAAATGAGACAAAAAAATCATGTCTTGCAGCGGGATTAGATATTGTTTTGATGACTAAACAGAATGTTGAAGTAATTAAGAATAAACCAAGCTATGAATTTTGGTTTTCTACTGGGATGAATTGGCCTGAAGAAAGGTGGTCAGAAGGATCAAGTACTGAAATGCTAATTCTTATAGAACTATGCCGACAGAATGGCATTAAAATTTACGAAAGTGAGCAATCAATAAACTTTCAAAAAGTAGACAGTAAATTGATATTAAATGCGCTGAAGCAAATTTTACATTGGCAAATGGGATATTTATTGGATGACTTTCACGACCCGAAAGGTCAAAATTCAGTTTTGAACGCCTGTAGAATACTTCAATATATAGAAACAAATAGATTTCACTCAAAAACAAATGGTGGAAAGCAATTCTTAATTAGAGAACCAAGTAATTTAACCGTGCAAAAGGCATTAAGAATTCGGCAAAATAATAGCACTGAGAACATTACAGAAGAAGAAATTTTGAGGTTAATTAAACAAGTAGAAAGAAGAATTGATCAAGCGCTAAGTAAATAG
- a CDS encoding helix-turn-helix transcriptional regulator, producing the protein MANAKQTTTLEEHLTEKYGELGTKVRDEFEAKAKAFIIGEMLKEERLQAHLTQEELADKIGAKKSYISRIENGKTDIQLSTLYKIFELGLGKKITISIN; encoded by the coding sequence ATGGCAAACGCTAAGCAAACAACAACCCTTGAAGAACATTTAACCGAGAAGTACGGTGAGCTCGGAACAAAAGTAAGAGATGAATTTGAAGCTAAAGCGAAAGCTTTCATCATAGGTGAAATGTTAAAGGAAGAAAGATTACAAGCACACCTCACCCAAGAAGAACTTGCAGATAAAATTGGAGCTAAAAAAAGTTATATATCCAGAATTGAAAACGGTAAAACAGATATTCAATTATCAACATTATATAAAATATTTGAATTGGGATTGGGTAAGAAAATAACCATATCAATCAATTAA
- a CDS encoding ImmA/IrrE family metallo-endopeptidase, with translation MNDNIHINVNHEVLVWARESLALNRAQTSESTGISPKRLVQLETGEKQPTLEELKTFSKTYKRTIATLLLNKPPKEKPLPQDRRTIDSKELGHFNEKTIMAVRKSRALAQSFVELREEIGIPFPRFSLSGSIQEDPREVASKIRQLLHLNEIREIENIRIALEAYIERIESLGVAVFQLSLTQDNVRGFAIVDDIIPIIGIKRGGEPPHSKIFTLFHELGHILLNEGAISDLSLNPVWELEKWCNAFAAEVLVPKSELLQMRILHEYQSRNQKIWAKKDLVDLANHFHVGPLAILRSLLENGLTTKSFYKEKHEKWNKPQFGRAKNPEGRNLAKEAIQEKGRTFIGLAFKAYDQNRINLKDLSDFLGVKLSYIPKTRQLLNA, from the coding sequence ATGAATGACAACATCCATATCAATGTAAATCATGAAGTCCTTGTTTGGGCAAGGGAATCGCTTGCCTTGAATCGTGCACAAACTTCTGAAAGTACGGGTATTTCGCCAAAGCGTTTGGTTCAATTGGAAACAGGTGAAAAGCAGCCCACTTTAGAGGAACTGAAGACCTTTTCCAAAACCTACAAACGCACCATCGCAACACTCTTATTAAACAAACCACCAAAGGAAAAACCGCTGCCACAAGACAGACGAACCATAGATTCAAAAGAGCTTGGGCACTTCAATGAAAAAACCATCATGGCAGTTCGTAAGTCAAGGGCATTGGCTCAATCGTTTGTTGAACTGCGTGAAGAAATAGGCATTCCATTTCCGAGATTCAGTTTATCCGGTTCTATTCAGGAAGACCCGCGAGAGGTTGCGAGCAAAATCCGTCAGTTACTCCATTTGAATGAAATCAGGGAAATTGAAAACATCAGGATTGCATTAGAAGCTTACATTGAACGAATCGAATCTTTAGGAGTGGCAGTATTTCAGCTAAGCCTAACGCAGGATAATGTAAGAGGCTTTGCCATTGTGGATGACATCATTCCCATCATTGGAATCAAAAGAGGAGGAGAACCACCACATTCAAAGATATTTACACTTTTCCATGAATTGGGGCACATACTATTAAACGAAGGAGCGATAAGTGACTTGTCCTTAAACCCGGTATGGGAATTAGAAAAATGGTGCAATGCATTTGCCGCTGAAGTATTGGTTCCGAAATCTGAACTTCTGCAAATGCGAATCTTGCATGAATATCAATCACGGAATCAGAAGATTTGGGCTAAGAAAGACTTGGTTGATTTAGCGAATCATTTTCATGTCGGGCCACTTGCCATTTTAAGGAGTCTTCTCGAAAATGGTTTAACAACAAAATCTTTCTACAAGGAGAAACATGAAAAATGGAACAAACCGCAGTTTGGTAGAGCTAAGAACCCTGAAGGCAGAAATTTAGCCAAAGAAGCGATTCAGGAAAAAGGAAGAACATTCATCGGCTTAGCTTTTAAAGCCTACGACCAAAACCGCATAAACTTAAAGGACTTGTCTGATTTCTTAGGCGTTAAGTTGTCCTACATTCCGAAAACAAGACAACTTCTCAACGCTTAA